A genome region from Dickeya dadantii NCPPB 898 includes the following:
- a CDS encoding CPBP family intramembrane glutamic endopeptidase — MWITLAGSLLTLQFNRTIAIVLLLATLVWGLGNGVLAWSGMGFLGLLALVAALHVAYRSHPDIRRATEILLVAGVVALALQQAPGFDNPKVLDNVYAGPKSAAFSMYFNLDKALIPFVLLACMPTLFSSSPVRSPGKWGWFLLVLAVPMLLWGAVLAGGLQLETHNPPWLWSFMLANLFFVSLAEEALFRGYLQQRLAGVMSPWLALAVSALLFGALHVSGGAMLMAFAALAGLLYGLAWMWSGKLWVATLFHFGLNLYHLLFFTYPMLQRGV, encoded by the coding sequence ATGTGGATAACGCTGGCGGGGTCATTGTTGACTCTGCAATTCAACAGAACTATCGCTATCGTATTATTGCTGGCGACGCTGGTGTGGGGGCTGGGAAATGGTGTGCTGGCCTGGTCAGGAATGGGATTTCTGGGCTTGTTGGCGCTGGTCGCTGCGCTGCATGTGGCGTACCGCTCTCATCCTGACATAAGGCGCGCAACAGAAATCCTTCTGGTTGCTGGCGTGGTTGCACTAGCCCTGCAGCAGGCACCTGGATTCGATAATCCCAAAGTGCTTGATAACGTGTATGCCGGTCCGAAAAGCGCAGCATTTTCAATGTATTTCAATCTCGACAAAGCATTGATCCCTTTTGTATTACTAGCCTGCATGCCGACGTTATTTTCATCATCGCCGGTGCGTTCGCCGGGCAAATGGGGGTGGTTCCTGCTGGTGCTGGCTGTTCCAATGCTGCTGTGGGGGGCGGTGCTGGCGGGTGGGTTGCAGCTGGAAACCCACAATCCACCGTGGTTGTGGTCTTTTATGCTGGCTAACCTGTTTTTTGTATCGCTGGCGGAAGAGGCATTGTTTCGCGGTTACCTGCAACAGCGGTTAGCGGGCGTGATGTCGCCGTGGCTGGCGCTGGCGGTATCTGCATTGCTGTTTGGCGCGCTGCATGTTTCCGGTGGAGCGATGCTGATGGCGTTTGCCGCACTGGCGGGCTTGTTGTACGGTTTGGCCTGGATGTGGAGCGGGAAGTTGTGGGTCGCCACGCTGTTCCACTTTGGCCTGAACCTGTACCACCTGCTGTTTTTCACCTATCCGATGCTGCAGCGCGGAGTATAG